From a single Calothrix sp. NIES-2098 genomic region:
- a CDS encoding S23 ribosomal protein encodes MTDFREIKEWEKAHELTVAVYEVTGTFPETELMGLTQQIRLACSAIPIKIAQGCNREDWETQLNFLELAKDAAIEVEYYLLLCYELEFLSSSCYDRLVSNVVEVKELLESSIEKLSRNF; translated from the coding sequence ATGACAGACTTTAGAGAAATTAAAGAGTGGGAAAAAGCCCATGAACTGACAGTAGCAGTTTATGAAGTTACTGGTACATTCCCCGAAACTGAATTAATGGGATTAACACAACAAATACGTTTAGCTTGTTCTGCCATTCCAATAAAAATTGCGCAAGGATGCAACCGCGAAGATTGGGAAACACAACTCAATTTTCTGGAATTGGCAAAGGATGCAGCAATTGAGGTGGAATATTACCTGTTGCTTTGCTATGAGTTGGAATTCCTATCATCTTCTTGTTACGATCGCCTTGTCAGTAATGTTGTCGAAGTGAAAGAATTACTGGAAAGTTCGATTGAGAAGCTGAGTCGTAATTTCTGA
- a CDS encoding inositol monophosphatase, producing the protein MTNLQIFLDIATEAALAAGEVLQGYWGKLEDAIAEKGRPGDLVTVADKASEVVVLDVLRRHFPEHSILAEESGKLGNQENQYLWAIDPLDGTTNYAHQYPYFAVSIGLLINGAPQVGVIYNPFHNELFRAAAGLGATRNRRPIKVSDTSELGKSLLVTGFAYDRRETSDNNYAEFCHFTHLTQGVRRSGSAAMDLAYVACGRFDGYWERGLSPWDMAAGIIILQEAGGKVTAYDASPFKIESGRILATNGRLHESISQELMQVRPLSSWT; encoded by the coding sequence ATGACAAATTTACAAATCTTTCTCGACATAGCCACAGAAGCGGCTTTAGCTGCTGGTGAAGTATTGCAAGGTTACTGGGGTAAATTAGAAGATGCGATCGCAGAAAAAGGTCGTCCTGGCGATCTAGTTACCGTTGCTGATAAAGCTTCGGAAGTGGTTGTCTTGGATGTTTTGCGTCGCCACTTTCCCGAACACTCTATCTTGGCTGAGGAGTCTGGGAAACTGGGAAATCAGGAAAATCAATATCTTTGGGCAATCGATCCTCTTGATGGGACGACCAACTACGCTCACCAATATCCTTATTTTGCTGTTTCGATTGGGTTATTAATTAATGGCGCTCCTCAAGTAGGTGTCATTTATAACCCCTTCCACAATGAGCTATTTCGGGCGGCGGCTGGCTTGGGTGCAACACGTAACCGTCGCCCGATTAAAGTTTCTGATACTTCTGAACTAGGTAAAAGTCTGTTGGTAACGGGATTTGCCTACGATCGCCGGGAAACATCTGATAATAACTATGCAGAATTTTGTCATTTCACCCATCTAACTCAAGGTGTGAGGCGCAGTGGTTCAGCCGCGATGGATTTAGCTTATGTTGCTTGTGGGCGTTTTGATGGCTATTGGGAAAGGGGACTTTCTCCTTGGGATATGGCGGCTGGCATCATTATCCTGCAAGAAGCTGGCGGGAAGGTGACTGCCTATGATGCCAGTCCTTTCAAAATTGAGTCAGGAAGAATTCTCGCTACTAACGGCCGCCTGCACGAAAGTATCAGTCAGGAATTGATGCAAGTTCGTCCGCTGTCAAGTTGGACTTGA
- a CDS encoding transposase, producing the protein MAKFDYEYERKESCNLFAFFAPYLGWRHIEVTERRTKVDFAYCMKELVDIPFPDSEIIRLVMDNLNTHTIGALYEVFAPAVARRTAKKFEIHHTPKHGIWSNMIEAELSVLVRQYLQRRIPNIETLEQEVSIWECDRNLNQVCVDWRFRTEDARVKLSKIYPTQQN; encoded by the coding sequence GTGGCAAAATTTGATTACGAATATGAACGCAAAGAGAGTTGTAATTTATTCGCCTTTTTTGCACCATATTTAGGATGGAGACACATCGAAGTAACAGAGCGCCGTACCAAAGTAGATTTCGCTTATTGTATGAAAGAATTGGTTGATATCCCCTTTCCAGATTCGGAAATAATTCGCTTGGTAATGGATAACTTAAATACACATACAATCGGTGCATTGTATGAAGTTTTTGCCCCAGCCGTAGCCAGAAGAACTGCCAAAAAATTCGAGATTCACCATACACCAAAACATGGGATTTGGAGCAATATGATTGAAGCTGAATTGTCAGTACTTGTCCGTCAATACCTTCAACGAAGAATTCCCAATATTGAAACTTTAGAACAAGAGGTTTCAATTTGGGAATGCGATCGCAATCTTAATCAGGTTTGTGTAGATTGGCGTTTTCGTACAGAAGATGCAAGAGTTAAGCTTTCAAAAATTTACCCAACCCAGCAAAATTAA
- a CDS encoding extracellular ligand-binding receptor, translated as MAKYALLIGASEYESQKINNLSGVIKDIEAMQRVLLNSKIGGFDEVKFLSSPDSDTMRSEIEQLFMEKCQKDDVVLLYFSGHGYRHEDGNLFFISRNTQINPQGFPRIGTAVDAKFIHERYMSRSKSKRQVLILDCCFSGAFAEGMSAKEISTLSITNEIVEQLGGEGRAVLTSSTATQKSFEDSGGGVYTRYLIEGIETGAASDNDGFITVAALHEYAKRKVQEAKPAMKPEIFAVREGYTIRLAKAPVGNPQLEYRKEVEQRVRNGRVSVVGRKVLIRRQRELGLNSEVAAAIEEEVLKPFRELQESLLEYEQTLTEALGEEPILSDGTLGDLQRLQQILKLRDEDVEAIHNRLIPQQSISTSNTISSQPISTSDTKEPTPKEDDDLSSEKGIDYTKLRDLLAAGNWKDADYETYLVMLQTVGREKGDWIRSDELLNFPCTDLRTIDRLWVKYSNGRFGFSVQKEIYLSVGGKPDGNYDEEAWNKFGDRVGWRVDSSWISYSTVIFDTSAPKGHLPVCVFFVWRMAGVGRVVSRRVWRGGLFSRIETCKL; from the coding sequence ATGGCGAAATATGCATTGCTGATTGGGGCTAGTGAGTATGAATCTCAGAAGATAAATAATTTATCTGGTGTAATCAAAGATATTGAAGCAATGCAGCGTGTTTTGCTGAATTCAAAGATAGGCGGGTTTGATGAAGTCAAATTTTTGTCTAGTCCTGATTCTGATACTATGCGCTCAGAAATTGAGCAGTTGTTCATGGAAAAATGTCAGAAAGATGATGTAGTGCTGCTTTATTTTTCTGGACATGGCTATAGACATGAAGACGGAAATCTATTTTTTATCAGCCGCAACACTCAAATTAATCCCCAAGGTTTCCCAAGAATTGGTACAGCAGTAGACGCCAAATTCATTCATGAACGTTACATGAGCCGTAGCAAATCCAAGCGACAAGTTTTAATTCTTGACTGCTGCTTTAGCGGTGCTTTTGCTGAGGGTATGAGTGCTAAAGAAATTTCCACTCTCAGCATTACAAATGAAATTGTTGAGCAATTAGGTGGTGAAGGTAGAGCTGTGTTAACCTCTTCTACAGCTACACAAAAATCTTTTGAAGATTCAGGAGGCGGGGTTTACACCCGCTATTTAATTGAGGGAATTGAGACAGGAGCCGCAAGCGATAATGATGGTTTTATTACAGTAGCAGCACTGCATGAATATGCCAAGCGTAAGGTGCAGGAAGCAAAACCAGCAATGAAGCCAGAAATTTTCGCAGTTCGGGAAGGTTATACAATTCGCCTAGCTAAAGCACCAGTAGGCAATCCGCAATTAGAGTATCGTAAAGAAGTTGAGCAACGTGTCAGAAATGGTCGTGTCTCAGTTGTGGGACGTAAGGTTCTGATTCGTAGACAAAGGGAGTTGGGGTTAAACTCGGAAGTAGCAGCAGCGATAGAAGAAGAAGTTCTCAAACCATTCCGTGAGTTACAAGAAAGTTTGCTGGAATACGAACAAACTCTAACTGAAGCTTTAGGAGAAGAACCAATTCTAAGTGATGGAACTCTTGGCGATTTACAGCGATTACAGCAAATTCTCAAACTTCGAGATGAGGATGTTGAAGCTATACATAATCGCTTGATTCCTCAGCAGTCAATTTCGACAAGTAATACTATTTCATCGCAGCCAATCTCAACTAGTGACACCAAAGAACCGACACCTAAAGAAGACGATGACCTCAGTTCAGAAAAAGGCATAGATTATACCAAGCTGCGCGACTTGCTAGCAGCAGGAAACTGGAAAGATGCTGATTATGAAACTTATTTAGTAATGCTTCAAACAGTAGGGCGAGAGAAAGGCGACTGGATAAGATCTGATGAATTATTAAACTTTCCCTGTACTGACCTCCGCACAATTGACCGCCTATGGGTAAAATACAGCAATGGACGTTTTGGCTTCAGCGTTCAAAAAGAAATTTACTTAAGCGTTGGTGGTAAGCCAGACGGTAACTATGACGAAGAAGCCTGGAATAAATTTGGTGATCGCGTAGGATGGAGAGTAGATAGCAGTTGGATTAGCTACAGCACTGTCATTTTTGATACCTCAGCCCCTAAGGGACACCTCCCCGTGTGCGTGTTTTTCGTATGGCGTATGGCGGGAGTGGGAAGGGTGGTTTCGCGCCGGGTATGGCGGGGTGGTCTCTTCTCTCGCATCGAGACTTGTAAACTGTAA
- a CDS encoding ferredoxin, giving the protein MPHTIVTDVCEGIADCVDACPVACIHDGPGKNVKGTDWYWIDFATCIDCGICIQVCPVEGAIVPEERPDLQKTP; this is encoded by the coding sequence ATGCCACACACAATTGTTACTGATGTCTGTGAAGGCATCGCTGACTGCGTAGACGCTTGTCCAGTAGCCTGCATCCATGATGGGCCGGGTAAAAACGTCAAGGGAACCGATTGGTACTGGATTGACTTTGCTACCTGCATTGACTGTGGCATCTGTATCCAAGTTTGCCCAGTAGAAGGAGCGATCGTTCCCGAAGAGCGACCCGATTTGCAAAAAACACCATAA
- a CDS encoding twin-arginine translocation pathway signal, whose translation MARIHGFIGRRNFLHLTGLGSIGIGAIVGAGGILWNKEPSLAEYPSNADVVEKPQPVNPQAALKNLLAGNQRFVQEQRLNPHQSKFRLQETAVAQYPFAAILGCADSRVPAEIIFDQGLGDLFVVRVAGNVASQEAIGSLEYATSVLGAQLILVLGHAKCGAVHAAVEGQPLPGRIGIFVEEIKPAVEIARNKTGNLEESAIITNVQYQARRLAESSTILRNLVKDDKLKIVGGRYDLATGKVTMLS comes from the coding sequence ATGGCTAGAATTCACGGATTTATTGGACGTCGCAATTTTTTGCATTTGACCGGTTTGGGTAGTATTGGAATCGGGGCTATTGTTGGTGCTGGCGGTATACTGTGGAACAAAGAGCCTTCTTTAGCTGAATACCCATCTAATGCTGATGTTGTAGAAAAACCGCAACCAGTTAATCCCCAAGCCGCCTTAAAAAATTTGCTAGCGGGAAATCAACGGTTTGTGCAAGAACAGCGTCTAAATCCCCATCAATCTAAATTCCGTTTGCAAGAAACAGCCGTAGCTCAATATCCGTTTGCCGCCATACTAGGATGTGCCGATTCTAGAGTACCCGCAGAAATTATTTTCGACCAAGGGCTAGGAGATTTATTTGTTGTGCGAGTAGCTGGAAATGTGGCCTCTCAAGAAGCTATAGGTAGCTTGGAATACGCTACATCTGTGTTAGGCGCTCAACTAATTTTAGTTCTAGGACACGCAAAATGCGGTGCAGTACACGCGGCGGTAGAAGGTCAACCTCTACCTGGGAGAATTGGTATTTTTGTAGAAGAAATTAAACCAGCAGTAGAAATAGCTAGAAACAAAACTGGCAATTTAGAAGAAAGTGCTATTATCACCAATGTGCAATATCAAGCACGAAGGTTAGCAGAAAGTTCAACAATTTTAAGAAACTTGGTGAAAGATGACAAACTTAAAATTGTTGGCGGTCGTTATGACCTAGCCACAGGAAAAGTCACTATGCTTTCCTAA
- a CDS encoding putative histidyl-tRNA synthetase 2 translates to MVYQPAAGARDLLPLDVAQKRWIEDRLQQVFHRWGYHRIITSTLERMDTLMAGEAIQRQTVIQLQNSEDEELGLRPELTASIARTVVTRMAGATYPQRLYYNANVFRRIWENRHNRQQEFYQAGVELLGAGGLLANAEVLLLVADCLAALSLQRWHLILGEAGITRSLLSVFPAHLQGKVRSAIANLDRIAIDNLPLSDELRDRARLILDLRGTSSEVLKKVNSLDLDKAQQEAVNNLSSLVELVQSEGNYPLILDLSLIETIDYYTGIVFEVVSDKEGQAQVLGRGGRYDQLLGLYHPQGENIPGIGFALNIEDLYQIIQSTQQLPQAPPASDWLVVPETDRADAAAFAYAQKLRYAHEIVRVEIDLGGRDAEAIRQYARDRGIAKIAWIQADGSPTIEPLS, encoded by the coding sequence ATGGTTTATCAACCAGCAGCGGGAGCCAGGGATTTATTACCTTTGGATGTGGCTCAAAAACGCTGGATTGAAGATAGGTTACAACAAGTATTTCATCGTTGGGGATATCACAGGATTATCACCTCAACTTTGGAGCGCATGGATACCTTGATGGCGGGAGAAGCAATTCAGCGCCAAACGGTAATTCAACTCCAAAATTCTGAAGATGAAGAATTAGGGTTGCGTCCAGAACTAACAGCTTCTATCGCTCGTACTGTCGTGACGCGCATGGCAGGTGCTACTTACCCGCAAAGGCTGTACTACAATGCCAATGTGTTTCGTCGTATCTGGGAAAATCGGCATAACCGTCAGCAAGAGTTTTATCAAGCTGGGGTAGAGTTGCTGGGTGCTGGCGGATTGCTAGCCAATGCAGAAGTGTTGTTGTTAGTAGCAGATTGCTTGGCGGCACTGTCGTTGCAGCGATGGCATTTAATATTAGGTGAAGCGGGAATTACCCGATCGCTGTTGAGTGTTTTTCCAGCGCATCTCCAAGGTAAAGTTCGTAGTGCGATCGCTAATCTTGACCGCATTGCCATAGACAATTTACCGCTAAGTGATGAACTCCGCGATCGCGCCAGACTGATCTTAGATCTACGCGGTACAAGCAGCGAAGTTTTAAAAAAAGTCAACAGCTTAGATCTCGACAAAGCCCAACAAGAGGCTGTCAACAACCTCTCATCTTTAGTTGAGTTAGTGCAATCAGAGGGAAATTACCCTTTAATCCTCGATCTCAGCTTGATTGAAACCATCGACTACTACACTGGTATTGTGTTTGAAGTCGTCAGCGACAAAGAAGGACAAGCCCAAGTTTTAGGCAGAGGTGGCCGCTACGACCAGCTTTTAGGGCTGTATCATCCCCAAGGAGAAAACATCCCCGGTATTGGCTTTGCCCTCAATATCGAAGATTTATACCAAATCATTCAATCTACTCAGCAATTACCGCAAGCTCCCCCTGCTAGCGATTGGTTAGTAGTACCAGAGACAGATCGTGCTGATGCTGCTGCCTTTGCCTATGCCCAAAAGCTACGCTATGCTCACGAGATAGTACGGGTAGAAATAGATTTAGGCGGCAGAGATGCAGAAGCCATCCGGCAATACGCACGCGATCGCGGTATTGCCAAAATCGCCTGGATTCAAGCTGATGGTTCGCCAACCATAGAACCATTGTCTTAA
- a CDS encoding heat shock protein DnaJ domain-containing protein, protein MSLRIDRGLFKYDFIDHHAVLCIPVDADVKEIRKRYLAIARMLHPDTNAAASASEKQLANEFLSKLVNPAYEKLSAERTRAEYMIVLSQMGKRLVQESTAVDIHSNLGKQLATAPESNINQVYKTAIAKLAETQYQSLQQVPQIIAQISELNLVYLMRSAGKSLTAPPPPLIQPTANPVPPNPAPAPPPPPPAANEDSAVEHYLRRAQTLIDKNQFAQAQVELQDALKLEPKNSRCHSLIALVYLKQNRLKMAKVHFENALKLDPNDKLALEWKPKLDKALGQQSGNSKGTSPFNIAGKQSDKSGGGGLFGGLFGGKKN, encoded by the coding sequence ATGTCTTTAAGAATAGATCGCGGACTTTTTAAATATGATTTCATAGACCATCATGCAGTTTTGTGCATTCCTGTTGATGCGGATGTAAAAGAGATTCGCAAACGCTATTTAGCAATTGCGCGAATGTTACATCCTGATACCAATGCTGCTGCAAGTGCGTCTGAAAAGCAGCTAGCTAACGAATTTTTATCAAAGTTGGTGAACCCAGCTTACGAAAAACTTTCTGCGGAACGCACTCGTGCGGAATACATGATCGTTCTGTCCCAAATGGGTAAGCGTTTAGTACAAGAATCTACTGCGGTGGATATTCACTCCAATTTGGGTAAACAGTTAGCCACTGCACCAGAATCAAATATAAATCAGGTATATAAAACTGCGATCGCTAAACTTGCAGAAACCCAATATCAGTCATTGCAGCAAGTACCGCAAATCATCGCCCAGATTAGTGAGTTGAATTTAGTTTACCTGATGCGGAGTGCTGGTAAATCCTTAACCGCACCACCCCCACCATTGATTCAACCCACAGCGAATCCAGTTCCGCCAAATCCTGCACCAGCACCACCACCTCCGCCACCAGCTGCTAACGAAGATTCAGCAGTGGAACACTATCTCCGTCGCGCCCAAACTTTGATTGACAAAAACCAATTTGCCCAAGCTCAAGTAGAACTGCAAGATGCTTTAAAACTAGAACCGAAGAATAGTCGATGCCATAGCCTGATAGCATTGGTGTATTTGAAGCAAAATCGCTTGAAGATGGCCAAGGTTCACTTTGAGAATGCGCTGAAATTAGACCCCAATGACAAACTAGCGTTGGAATGGAAACCAAAACTAGACAAAGCTTTAGGGCAACAATCTGGTAATTCTAAGGGAACTTCACCTTTCAATATTGCTGGTAAACAATCAGATAAGTCTGGAGGTGGTGGTTTGTTTGGTGGTTTGTTTGGTGGAAAGAAAAATTAA
- a CDS encoding Mov34/MPN/PAD-1 family protein, with product MILQVLREHLQNIRTHAQSTYPDECCGIIFGHTTSEGKTVVEVMPTENAWNTESANFPDDRTDETQRRRYAIAPQVMLQAQREARDRALNIIGIYHSHPDAPAIPSECDRLYAWPEYSYIIVSVQKGKAETLQSWSLDDTHQFQPEVIQHII from the coding sequence ATGATTCTCCAAGTCCTAAGAGAACACCTGCAAAATATCCGCACCCATGCTCAAAGCACTTACCCCGATGAGTGTTGCGGTATAATATTCGGTCATACTACTAGTGAAGGCAAAACTGTAGTAGAAGTTATGCCTACAGAAAATGCCTGGAATACAGAATCAGCAAATTTCCCAGACGATCGCACAGACGAAACTCAAAGGCGAAGATATGCGATCGCACCCCAAGTCATGTTACAAGCACAAAGAGAAGCACGCGATCGCGCGTTGAACATTATCGGTATTTACCATTCCCACCCCGATGCACCAGCGATTCCCTCAGAATGCGATCGCCTCTATGCTTGGCCTGAATACTCGTATATAATAGTTTCCGTCCAAAAAGGTAAAGCTGAAACACTCCAAAGCTGGAGTTTAGATGACACTCATCAATTCCAACCAGAAGTAATTCAACACATAATTTAA
- a CDS encoding 2Fe-2S ferredoxin translates to MSRTYTIKVHDRNSGKEYTLQVPEDRYILHSAENQGTELPFSCRNGACTTCAVRVLSGEIYQPEAIGLSPELRRKGYALLCVSYPRSDLEVETQDEDEVYELQFGRYFAKGKVKAGLPLDED, encoded by the coding sequence ATGTCCCGAACATACACGATTAAAGTTCACGATCGCAATTCTGGCAAAGAATACACCCTACAAGTGCCAGAAGACCGTTACATATTGCACAGCGCCGAAAACCAGGGGACGGAATTGCCGTTTTCTTGCCGTAATGGGGCTTGTACGACTTGTGCGGTGAGGGTGCTGTCGGGAGAAATTTATCAACCAGAGGCAATTGGATTGTCGCCTGAGTTGCGGCGCAAAGGTTATGCCTTATTATGTGTGAGTTATCCCCGTTCTGATTTAGAAGTGGAGACCCAAGACGAAGATGAAGTCTATGAACTCCAGTTTGGGCGCTATTTTGCCAAAGGGAAAGTTAAAGCGGGTTTACCCTTAGATGAGGATTAA
- a CDS encoding ABC transporter-related protein, whose product MTIDYLLEVQNVRAGYIKDVDILQGVNFRVEAGELVTVIGPNGAGKSTLAKTIFGLLTPHTGTITFKGENIAGLKSNQIVQRGMCYVPQIANVFPSLTIEENLEMGAFVRDIPLKPLKDKIFTMFPRLSDRRRQRAGTLSGGERQMLAMGKALMLEPSLLLLDEPSAALSPILVTQVFEQIKQINQSGTAIVLVEQNARKALEMADRGYVLESGRDAISGPGRELLNDPKVAELYLGAGKGH is encoded by the coding sequence ATGACTATTGACTATTTACTAGAAGTTCAAAATGTTCGCGCTGGATATATTAAAGACGTAGATATCCTACAAGGTGTGAATTTCCGCGTTGAAGCTGGAGAATTAGTAACTGTAATCGGCCCTAACGGTGCTGGTAAATCCACCTTGGCAAAAACCATTTTTGGACTGTTAACTCCCCATACAGGCACAATAACCTTTAAAGGTGAAAATATTGCGGGGCTCAAGTCAAATCAAATCGTGCAACGGGGAATGTGCTACGTCCCCCAAATAGCGAATGTCTTCCCCTCTCTAACAATTGAAGAGAACTTGGAAATGGGGGCTTTTGTGCGCGATATTCCGCTAAAACCCCTCAAAGATAAAATATTTACCATGTTTCCCCGATTAAGCGATCGCCGTCGTCAACGCGCAGGTACGCTTTCTGGCGGAGAACGTCAGATGTTGGCGATGGGTAAAGCTTTGATGTTAGAACCGAGTTTGCTGCTTTTAGATGAACCTTCTGCGGCTTTATCTCCCATCCTCGTCACCCAAGTATTTGAACAGATTAAACAAATTAACCAAAGTGGTACAGCAATTGTTCTAGTAGAACAAAACGCCCGTAAAGCCTTGGAAATGGCAGATCGCGGTTATGTACTAGAGTCAGGACGCGATGCTATCTCTGGCCCCGGTCGAGAATTGTTGAATGACCCCAAAGTGGCAGAACTGTATCTAGGAGCCGGGAAAGGGCATTAA
- a CDS encoding nuclease → MVGAKVQIKTLAAQFGVLVRKIVILACLLLLVSCQANNQLTANQVQVKIARVVSGQSLEVLGMAEQPNLISQVRLIGIDAPDIRQRPWGDNARQALETQIGGAEQVVTLEFDIEPKDKIGRTLAYVWKDKKLLNEELVKQGYVLFVPRSPNHKYDQRLERAQQWARIMGQGIWQPEKPMRLTPAEFRRQYR, encoded by the coding sequence TTGGTTGGCGCAAAGGTGCAGATTAAGACTCTGGCGGCGCAGTTTGGCGTATTAGTGCGGAAAATAGTCATTTTGGCTTGTCTATTACTCCTTGTGAGTTGTCAAGCCAACAATCAACTCACAGCCAATCAGGTGCAGGTGAAGATAGCGCGGGTGGTAAGTGGGCAAAGTTTGGAAGTTTTAGGGATGGCTGAACAACCAAATTTGATTTCCCAAGTGCGGTTAATTGGAATTGATGCGCCCGATATCCGTCAGCGTCCTTGGGGAGATAATGCCAGACAAGCGTTAGAGACACAAATTGGAGGCGCAGAACAAGTTGTCACGTTGGAGTTTGACATTGAACCCAAAGACAAAATTGGCCGGACTTTGGCGTATGTATGGAAAGATAAGAAATTGTTGAATGAAGAATTAGTCAAACAAGGGTACGTATTATTTGTACCGCGATCGCCTAATCACAAATACGACCAGCGTTTAGAACGTGCCCAACAATGGGCGAGAATCATGGGACAAGGAATTTGGCAACCAGAAAAACCCATGCGCCTCACGCCTGCTGAGTTTCGCCGCCAGTATCGATGA